One stretch of Pirellulales bacterium DNA includes these proteins:
- a CDS encoding lactate/malate dehydrogenase family protein, giving the protein MKVSIIGGAGLVGSCAAFALQMGRIVREIALLDVNAEAVAGQALDLLHGASLMADQVITSGGYEHIPSSDLICITAGLRRKPDESRLDLINRNVDLFVGILAEIAKAGYKKDAVVLVVSNPVDVLTYLAAQRLELPPSQVIGLGTQLDTVRFRSLIAERLAVPPTQVSALILGEHGDSMVPIWSSATAAGLPLEKFPGWNPNIANELFTRTKGSGAEVIKKKGGAGFAVGLSIQEVIESVALDRRKILPISSVQSGCYGIRDVALSVPTVVGRKGVCATHEIELWPKEVQALRKSGQVLRQTVDTVLARLKT; this is encoded by the coding sequence ATGAAAGTTTCCATCATCGGCGGCGCCGGCCTGGTCGGCTCGTGTGCGGCGTTCGCCCTGCAAATGGGCCGCATCGTCCGCGAAATCGCTCTCTTGGACGTCAACGCAGAGGCCGTCGCCGGCCAGGCGCTCGACCTGCTGCACGGCGCCAGCCTGATGGCCGATCAGGTGATCACGTCGGGCGGCTACGAACATATTCCGTCCAGCGACCTGATTTGCATCACCGCCGGACTGCGGCGCAAGCCGGACGAAAGCCGGCTCGATCTGATTAACCGCAACGTCGATCTGTTCGTCGGCATCCTGGCCGAGATCGCCAAGGCGGGCTACAAGAAAGACGCCGTCGTGCTGGTCGTTTCCAATCCGGTTGACGTGCTCACCTATCTGGCCGCCCAACGCCTCGAATTGCCGCCCAGCCAGGTGATCGGGCTGGGAACGCAGCTCGACACGGTCCGCTTCCGCAGCCTGATCGCCGAGCGGCTCGCCGTGCCGCCGACGCAAGTCTCGGCCCTCATCCTGGGCGAGCACGGCGATAGCATGGTGCCGATCTGGTCGAGCGCCACCGCCGCCGGCCTGCCGCTCGAGAAATTTCCGGGCTGGAACCCGAACATCGCCAACGAGCTGTTCACGCGCACCAAGGGCTCGGGCGCCGAGGTCATCAAGAAGAAGGGCGGAGCGGGCTTCGCCGTCGGCCTGTCGATTCAAGAAGTGATCGAGTCGGTCGCGCTTGATCGGCGGAAGATTTTGCCGATTTCGAGCGTGCAATCGGGCTGCTATGGCATCCGCGACGTGGCCCTCTCGGTGCCGACGGTCGTGGGCCGCAAGGGAGTGTGTGCCACGCACGAAATCGAGTTGTGGCCGAAAGAAGTACAAGCGTTGCGTAAGAGCGGGCAAGTGCTGCGTCAGACGGTCGATACCGTGCTGGCACGATTAAAAACGTAG